The following DNA comes from Kluyveromyces lactis strain NRRL Y-1140 chromosome E complete sequence.
CACTGCCAATTGCATGTCTGCACAAACTTATAAGAAGTCTGAGGACCCACACAGTGGGTCCTTGCCAGACAAAATGGCGATCTATCAGGATTGTTTGAATCGGTTCAATGAATCTCCTGTGAATCCTAAACTGTGCCGTACCCTGATCACAAGCTTGTTGGAACTATTGTCGCATGGTGAGACTTTCCCTAGACAAGAAGCTACTGctttattcttttccatttcgAAATTGTTCCAACACCCTAACGATTCTTTGAGACAAATCGTTTACGTGGCTATTAAGGAATTGTGTGGAATCTCCGATGATATCTTGATGGCtacttcttcaattatGAAAGATGTTCAAAATGGTTCAGATCTAGTGAAGCCTAATGCTATTAGAGCATTGATCCGTGTCTTGGATGAGTCCACTGCATTTTCTGCAGAAagattattgaaaaattcgttGGTTAGCAAACATCCATCTATTTGTTCTGCTTCTTTGGTCAGTTCATACCATTTATTACCAATCGCTGAAACTACGGTGAAGAGATTTGCTAATGAGACTCAGGAAGCCGTTGGTGATTTGAAACAGTTGCCATATCCAGATGAGAACAGTAGATATTATCCAACTACGTCTCATATCTCTCAATACCATGCATTGGGTTTGTTGTACCAATTGAAGAATCACGATAAGATGgctttgatcaaattgatCCAACAGTTTGCCGGTCATTCTTCaccattgaaaaatcaattgGCTCAAGTACAAATGGTTAAATTCGTGCACCAATTGGTTTTGAAGGATCCTAACTCCATCCCCCAGTTCTTACCACTAATAGCTAATTGGTTGCAAAGCAGACACGAGGCTGTTGCTTTGGAAGCTTGTAAGCTTACTGCGTCTCTATCCAACTTGGTTCCTAACGATTTGTTTGCAGCAGCGGTTTCTGTCTTGCAAGGATTCTTGTCCACTCCTCGTGTGACAACCAGATTTGCTGCAGTGCGTTTGTTGAACAAGATTTCTATGGTTTCACCAGAGAAAATTGTGGTATGTAATCCACAATTGGAATCTCTTGTTAACGATAGCAACAGAAACATTTCCACTTACACAATCACTACCTTGTTGAAGACTGGTACCGACAAGAACATTGGTTCTTTGATTAAGACAATTACCAAGTTCATCCACGAGGTGAATGAcgatttcaagatcatcaTTATTGATGCTATTAGAACTCTTTCTCTAAATTTCCCTGAGGAATGTGATACAATATTACATTTCTTGATGGAATCCTTACAATCTGCCGAAGGCagtcttcaattcaaaaatagTGTCGTGGAAGCATTAATTGATTTAATTCAATTCGTCCCACAATCTAAGGAAAAAGCTTTAGAAGAATTATGTGATTTCATCGAAGATTGTGaatataatgaaatattgGTTAGAATCTTACATCTATTGGGTAAGGAGGGTCCAACCACTAAGAACCCGTCATTATACGTGAGACACATTTACAATAGAGTTATTCTAGAGAATTCTATCATCAGATCTGCTGCTGTGTTGtctctttccaaatttgCACTTGTTAAGAATGACCCTGAGTTAGTAGAAAGTATTGAACAGCTATTGACTCAAATCAAGACTGattcagatgatgaagttAGAGATAGAGCATCCATTGCTTTGCAATTCATCGATTCGGTTAAGTCCAAGAAAGATGTTTCCAATATCGCACAAAATTTCATTCGCCCAACTTCTACCTATGACGTTGTTGCTCTTGAATCAAAACTATCACACTATTTGTCACAAGGCCAAGAGGCATTCAAGACTCCATTTGACGTCTCGTCAGTTGCCAAATACTCCGAAGACGAGAAGAAGGCATTGGATTTGAAACGCAGACAAGAGCAAGCCTTCAACCATACAGAAGAATCTTCCAACAGTGGTGCCGGAAATGGTAACGGTACTGAAAAGGGTGGTAGAAAGGGTGATAGATTGGATGACAATAGCTTCAATGGACCTTCATTggaatctgaagaagaagatttgcTATTGTCCAAATACGTGGATGAAATGTCCTCCTTGGAACAATTCCAGTCCTTTGGCAAGTGTATCCATTCTTCCAAGATTGTCCCATTAACGGAAATTGAAGCTGAATTCGTTGTGAAGGGTATCAAGCATTTGTTTGACGAGCACGTTGTATTACAATTCCATATCACTAACACATTGAAGGACGTTGCGCTTGATAACGTTGAAGTGGTATGCCAACAAGAAGGATTATCAGAGGGTTTACTTGACGAACAAGAGGAATTTGTTTTGCCTATTGAAAGACTCTTACCCAATGAAGGAGAGTCATGTTACGTATCGTTCAAGAAACTAACACAGAACAAGGATGATATCATTGTAGAAAGATTCAGCAACTCGTTGAAATTCCAATCCAAGGAATTAGACCCATCTACCTCTTTGCCATTCGAAGATGACGAAGGGTTCCAAGATGAATACGAATTTGATTCATTGTTCTTGAGTCCCGGTGACTACATGAAACCATCATTCGTAAGCAATTTTGCCACctctttggaagaactaCCTTATGAATCCGTCTCTGTCTACAACATTGTCGAAACTAACACACTACAAGAAGTCATCGACAAGTTAGTCATTAGCGCTGGTGGTTTACCTTTGGAAAACTCACAAATAGTATCCCACGATGCCACCCAACATACTCTAAAACTTTCAGGAAAATGTATCTTAGACAACACTAAAGCCCTGCTTTCCATCAAGATGATCAAGACAAGTAAGGGTATTGCAATTAAGGCTCTAGTGAAATCCGACAAGGAATCGTTGGCAGAAGACTTATCAAACAACTTGATATAATATATGTacatttgaaaacaaaaaaaaaacctatatatatatatatctatcTAAGATAGCAACATAAGTATTTCTCAGCCGTAAATATAACGAAGTTCTCAGTCTGATAATCGTATTTCAGCCGCTCGTTGTTCACCCCTTATCCTTTAGACCTTATCTG
Coding sequences within:
- the SEC21 gene encoding coatomer subunit gamma (similar to uniprot|P32074 Saccharomyces cerevisiae YNL287W SEC21 Gamma subunit of coatomer a heptameric protein complex that together with Arf1p forms the COPI coat involved in ER to Golgi transport of selective cargo); the encoded protein is MSAQTYKKSEDPHSGSLPDKMAIYQDCLNRFNESPVNPKLCRTLITSLLELLSHGETFPRQEATALFFSISKLFQHPNDSLRQIVYVAIKELCGISDDILMATSSIMKDVQNGSDLVKPNAIRALIRVLDESTAFSAERLLKNSLVSKHPSICSASLVSSYHLLPIAETTVKRFANETQEAVGDLKQLPYPDENSRYYPTTSHISQYHALGLLYQLKNHDKMALIKLIQQFAGHSSPLKNQLAQVQMVKFVHQLVLKDPNSIPQFLPLIANWLQSRHEAVALEACKLTASLSNLVPNDLFAAAVSVLQGFLSTPRVTTRFAAVRLLNKISMVSPEKIVVCNPQLESLVNDSNRNISTYTITTLLKTGTDKNIGSLIKTITKFIHEVNDDFKIIIIDAIRTLSLNFPEECDTILHFLMESLQSAEGSLQFKNSVVEALIDLIQFVPQSKEKALEELCDFIEDCEYNEILVRILHLLGKEGPTTKNPSLYVRHIYNRVILENSIIRSAAVLSLSKFALVKNDPELVESIEQLLTQIKTDSDDEVRDRASIALQFIDSVKSKKDVSNIAQNFIRPTSTYDVVALESKLSHYLSQGQEAFKTPFDVSSVAKYSEDEKKALDLKRRQEQAFNHTEESSNSGAGNGNGTEKGGRKGDRLDDNSFNGPSLESEEEDLLLSKYVDEMSSLEQFQSFGKCIHSSKIVPLTEIEAEFVVKGIKHLFDEHVVLQFHITNTLKDVALDNVEVVCQQEGLSEGLLDEQEEFVLPIERLLPNEGESCYVSFKKLTQNKDDIIVERFSNSLKFQSKELDPSTSLPFEDDEGFQDEYEFDSLFLSPGDYMKPSFVSNFATSLEELPYESVSVYNIVETNTLQEVIDKLVISAGGLPLENSQIVSHDATQHTLKLSGKCILDNTKALLSIKMIKTSKGIAIKALVKSDKESLAEDLSNNLI